In a genomic window of Fusobacterium perfoetens ATCC 29250:
- a CDS encoding TRAP transporter small permease: protein MKKIISNILNLDLVIAGIALIILIIITFFGSIMRYFFNNPIIWQEEVQLGLAIWVIFYGASAAFRYSSHIAIDMIVDLFPERIQKIIEIFIAIITISTLVFILKNGCSLVQQFINTNRTTNILHIPSQYIYSAIPIGCLLMIINYILVEIKEIFGIELIEFKKEEVDGD from the coding sequence TGAAAAAAATAATATCTAATATTTTAAATTTAGATTTAGTTATAGCAGGAATAGCTTTAATTATTTTAATCATAATAACTTTTTTTGGAAGTATAATGAGATATTTTTTTAATAATCCAATTATATGGCAAGAAGAAGTACAATTAGGACTAGCTATATGGGTTATATTTTATGGTGCAAGTGCAGCTTTTAGATATTCGAGTCATATTGCTATAGATATGATAGTAGATTTATTTCCTGAAAGAATTCAAAAAATTATTGAAATTTTTATAGCTATAATAACAATAAGTACATTAGTATTTATTTTAAAAAATGGATGTAGTTTAGTTCAACAGTTTATTAATACAAATAGAACAACAAATATATTACATATTCCTAGTCAATATATTTATTCAGCAATTCCAATAGGATGTTTGTTAATGATTATAAATTATATTTTAGTAGAAATAAAAGAGATTTTTGGAATAGAATTAATAGAATTTAAAAAGGAGGAAGTAGATGGAGATTAG